The proteins below are encoded in one region of Brassica napus cultivar Da-Ae chromosome A6, Da-Ae, whole genome shotgun sequence:
- the LOC106349900 gene encoding kinesin-like protein KIN-14O: MRLMMNSLTDQSGSSRGDSTPRSPFSPSSPYERRKAYAADSKFQRPQATSSSSPLDPSSPASMLHGGHKFHEAFQMKQGRFDLQAAKISEMMKSNNLDNAPTQSLLSIATGILDDSIERNNGEVPQRVACLLRKVVLEIERRISTQSEHLRTQNSVFKAREEKYQSRIKVLETLASGTSEENEIATKQLRRIKTEKSKLEEKKKTKEEDMVRLEKANGEYNHEISTLRRELETAKKAYEQQCLQMESHTKLEEKKKNKEEDIVRLEKANGEYNLEISTLRRELETTKKAYEQQCLRMENQTKLEEKKKNKEQDIVRLEKVNGEYNLEISTLRRELETTKKAYEQQCLRMESQTQVATTGIEDRVKELEQMTKDASVSKIALEERIKELEKIGKEANAAKTALEEKVKELQQFKLEIVTVNTSLEAKNQDLEKMGKEAYAAKTTLEETVKELQQFKKETVAVNTSLEAKNRELEKMGKEAISAKTILEEKVKELQQFRIETITVNTSLEAKNRELEHNLAQWKSKAKEMEENLDLKSRSWSQKELSYRRFINFQFQALQELRLYSKSIKQEILKVQDSYKGEFSQLGKKLLELGEAAENYHAVLAENQKLFNELQELKGNIRVYCRVRPFLPGQGASNTVVEHIGEHGELVVLNPTKPGKDGLRKFRFNKVYSPASTQAEVFSDIKPLVRSVLDGYNVCIFAYGQTGSGKTYTMTGPDGASEEEWGVNYRALNDLFKISQSRKSNIAYEVGVQMVEIYNEQVRDLLSGDSSQKSLGILSTTQQNGLAVPDASMYPVTSTSDVLELMNIGLNNRVVSSTALNERSSRSHSIVTVHVRGKDLKTGSALYGNLHLVDLAGSERVDRSEVTGDRLKEAQHINKSLSALGDVIFSLASKSSHVPYRNSKLTQLLQSSLGGRAKTLMFVQLNPDVISYSESMSTLKFAERVSGVELGAAKSSKDGRDVRDLMEQLGSLKDTIARKDDEIERLHLLKDINYPQRLQRKSLGNSDEFYSEESQLSIEEDSRSQQDHLRQSRHSITDGEALASSIGSEYEERLDDETEGSIDVPRAAEGRKPLKMSDKTSKPVTPRASTKTTRPLDKLKVATRAVKAASGLMSPSKPTSGLMSPSKPTSGLMSPSKPTSSLMSPSIKKTGSASNLVKSPKRWS, translated from the exons ATGCGATTGATGATGAATTCTCTCACTGATCAATCAGGCAGCTCTCGTGGAGACTCCACTCCTCGTAGTCCCTtctctccatcttctccttATGAAAGGCGCAAAGCTTATGCGGCGGATTCCAAGTTTCAACGTCCCCaagccacttcttcttcttccccactgg ATCCATCATCCCCTGCATCAATGCTCCATGGAGGCCACAAGTTCCACGAGGCTTTCCAAATGAAACAAGGCCGTTTTGATCTCCAAGCCGCAAAGATCTCCGAGATGATGAAATCTAATAATTTAGAT AATGCTCCCACTCAGTCACTTTTAAGTATTGCAACTGGAATTCTTGATGACAGTATTGAGAGAAACAATGGTGAAGTCCCTCAG CGTGTAGCATGTCTGTTGAGAAAAGTCGTGCTGGAAATTGAGCGACGTATATCAACTCAATCTGAGCATCTAAGAACG CAAAACAGTGTGTTTAAAGCTCGTGAGGAGAAGTATCAATCGAGGATCAAAGTTCTTGAAACCTTAGCTTCAGGAACTAGTGAAGAAAATGAg ATTGCTACGAAACAACTTCGACGGATAAAG ACAGAAAAGTCCAAGctggaagaaaagaagaaaaccaaAGAGGAGGATATGGTTAGGCTAGAGAAGGCAAATGGTGAATATAATCATGAAATTTCCACTTTAAGGCGAGAACTGGAGACAGCCAAGAAAGCGTATGAACAACAATGCTTGCAAATGGAAAGCCATACAAAGctggaagaaaagaagaaaaacaaagaggAGGATATAGTTAGGCTAGAGAAGGCGAATGGTGAATATAATCTTGAAATTTCCACTTTGAGGCGAGAACTAGAGACAACCAAGAAAGCATATGAACAACAATGCTTGCGGATGGAAAACCAGACAAAGctggaagaaaagaagaaaaacaaagagcAGGATATAGTTAGGCTAGAGAAGGTGAATGGTGAATATAATCTTGAAATTTCCACTTTAAGGCGAGAACTAGAGACAACCAAGAAAGCATATGAACAACAATGCTTGCGGATGGAAAGCCAGACACAGGTCGCCACAACGGGTATTGAGGACAGGGTGAAGGAGCTTGAACAAATGACAAAAGATGCAAGCGTTTCAAAAATTGCCCTTGAGGAGAGGATTAAGGAGCTTGAAAAGATTGGAAAAGAAGCAAATGCTGCTAAGACTGCTCTTGAGGAAAAGGTAAAAGAGCTTCAACAATTCAAATTAGAGATAGTGACTGTTAACACAAGCCTTGAAGCCAAGAACCAAGATCTTGAAAAAATGGGGAAAGAAGCATATGCTGCCAAAACGACCCTTGAGGAAACGGTGAAGGAGCTTCAACAATTCAAAAAAGAGACAGTGGCTGTTAATACAAGCCTAGAAGCCAAAAACCGAGAGCTTGAAAAGATGGGGAAAGAAGCAATTTCTGCTAAAACGATTCTTGAGGAAAAGGTGAAGGAGCTGCAACAATTTAGAATAGAGACAATAACTGTTAATACAAGCCTTGAAGCAAAGAATCGAGAGCTTGAACATAATCTAGCCCAGTGGAAGAGTAAAGCCAAAGAAATGGAAGAAAATTTAGACTTGAAGAGTCGGAGTTGGAGTCAGAAAGAACTTTCATATAGAAGATTTATCAACTTCCAGTTCCAAGCACTTCAG GAGTTGAGGCTCTATTCTAAGTCAATTAAACAAGAAATATTAAAAGTTCAAGACAGCTATAAAGGAGAGTTTAGTCAATTAG GGAAGAAGTTACTTGAACTAGGAGAAGCTGCCGAAAACTATCACGCTGTCCTAGCTGAAAACCAAAAgctcttcaatgaacttcaggAGCTAAAAG GAAACATTAGAGTGTATTGCCGGGTAAGGCCTTTCTTGCCAGGGCAAGGTGCATCAAACACTGTGGTGGAACACATTGGTGAGCATGGGGAGTTGGTAGTTCTCAATCCCACAAAACCTGGGAAAGATGGTCTTCGTAAATTTAGGTTCAATAAGGTCTACAGTCCAGCCTCTACTCAAG CTGAGGTATTTTCGGATATAAAACCGCTTGTTCGATCGGTTCTGGATGGTTACAATGTTTGTATCTTTGCCTATGGTCAGACAGGATCAGGCAAAACTTACACAATG ACCGGTCCAGATGGAGCAAGTGAGGAAGAATGGGGAGTAAACTATCGTGCTCTAAATGACCTCTTTAAAATCTCTCAGTCTCGAAAAAGCAACATAGCCTATGAAGTCGGGGTGCAGATGGTGGAGATATACAATGAACAAGTGCGCGATTTACTCTCTGGTGACAGTTCTCAAAAGAG TTTAGGTATTCTCTCTACAACCCAACAAAACGGTCTTGCTGTACCTGATGCAAGCATGTATCCCGTGACATCGACCTCAGATGTTCTTGAACTAATGAACATCGGGCTAAATAACCGAGTCGTTAGCTCAACAGCCTTGAATGAAAGAAGTAGCCGATCTCATAG TATCGTCACTGTTCATGTTCGTGGGAAGGACTTGAAGACCGGTTCTGCCTTGTACGGGAATCTACATTTGGTAGATCTGGCGGGTAGTGAGAGAGTTGATCGCTCTGAAGTTACAGGAGATAGGCTTAAAGAAGCACAACATATAAACAAGTCACTTTCAGCTCTAGGAGATGTTATATTCTCTCTTGCTTCAAAGAGTTCTCATGTACCATATAGAAACAGCAAACTAACTCAGCTTCTCCAAAGCTCTCTAG GTGGGCGAGCAAAGACATTGATGTTTGTGCAACTCAATCCTgatgttatttcatattcagaGTCGATGAGTACTTTGAAATTCGCAGAGCGTGTCTCTGGAGTTGAGTTAGGTGCTGCAAAGAGCAGTAAAGATggtagagatgttagagacttAATGGAGCAGTTAGGGTCCCTTAAGGACACAATAGCAAGAAAAGACGACGAGATAGAGAGGCTACATTTGCTTAAGGACATTAATTACCCACAGAGACTGCAGAGAAAGAGCTTAGGAAATTCCGATGAGTTCTACTCAGAAGAGTCACAGTTATCTATagaagaagattcaagatcCCAACAGGATCATCTCAGACAATCACGACACTCAATCACGGACGGGGAGGCCTTAGCTTCCTCTATTGGTTCAGAGTATGAAGAGAGGCTTGATGATGAAACAGAAGGGTCCATCGATGTTCCTCGTGCAGCAGAAGGAAGAAAACCATTGAAGATGTCAGACAA AACGTCTAAGCCAGTGACGCCAAGGGCTTCTACCAAGACAACACGGCCACTTGATAAACTTAAGGTCGCTACGAGGGCTGTAAAGGCCGCGTCAGGTTTGATGTCACCAAGTAAGCCCACATCAGGTTTGATGTCACCAAGCAAGCCTACATCAGGTTTGATGTCACCAAGTAAGCCCACATCAAGTTTGATGTCACCAA GCATAAAGAAGACAGGAAGTGCTTCTAATTTGGTCAAGTCACCAAAACGGTGGTCGTaa
- the LOC111198577 gene encoding non-specific lipid transfer protein GPI-anchored 10, whose protein sequence is MASSSVFITVLISLVPVFLQPGLAQGQSPPASCASLLLALAPCGPFVQGFVQFPAQPCCSSLSQIYSQQPTCLCLFLNNNSTLSSAFPINQTLALQLPQLCSIPANSSVCSSGASTASPPSTNSTGSQVSMGAKNNSVAAATPVAQVAPKPSNMMGIGDGLRSSGPKFKIQVTIFVIAAILAGTLFLV, encoded by the exons atggCATCTTCAAGTGTCTTTATCACTGTCTTAATTTCCTTGGTTCCAGTCTTCCTCCAACCAGGTCTTGCTCAAGGTCAGAGTCCTCCAGCTTCTTGTGCTTCTCTTCTGCTAGCTCTGGCTCCCTGTGGTCCATTCGTGCAGGGCTTTGTCCAGTTCCCGGCTCAGCCATGCTGCAGCAGCCTGAGCCAGATCTACAGCCAACAACCGACCTGCCTCTGTCTCTTCCTTAACAACAACTCCACTTTATCATCTGCTTTTCCCATCAATCAAACCCTCGCGCTACAATTGCCTCAGCTCTGTAGCATTCCAGCTAATTCATCTGTTTGCTCCTCAG GAGCTTCCACTGCTTCTCCACCATCTACTAACTCAACCGGCTCTCAAGTATCTATGGGTGCAAAGAACAATTCTGTTGCTGCAG CAACTCCAGTGGCTCAAGTGGCACCAAAACCAAGCAATATGATGGGAATAGGTGATGGTCTTAGATCATCTGGTCCAAAGTTTAAGATTCAGGTGACAATCTTTGTGATCGCAGCAATTCTAGCCGGCACACTCTTCCTCGTCTAA
- the LOC106349901 gene encoding putative aluminum-activated malate transporter 3 yields MAAPKLESFRRGSMFDVSFRRSSMFDGSFRQSIRDRLLPHPTRDSFYPGEDKTPVRCCSYRYFSDKITGFVTKSQDVLVTAWEMGTSDPRKIIFSAKMGLALTLVSILVFFKLPGSELSNHYLWAILTIVVVFEFSIGATFSKGCNRGLGTLSAGALALGMAEISALTGKWAEVFNSVSIFVVAFFGTYAKLYPTMKPYEYGFRVFLLTYCYVIVSGYRTGEFMETAVSRFLMIALGGGIGLLVNTCIYPIWAGDDLHNLIAKNFVNVATSLEGCVNAYLNCVAYDTIPSKMLVYEAVTDDPVYSGYRSAVQSTSQEDTLMGFASWEPPHGPYRSFRYPWKAYVKVGGALRHCAFMVMALHGCILSEIQAAEDKRSVFRNELQRVGVEGAKVLRFIGEKLKTMERLNPIEDILHEIHQAAEELQSKIDKKSYLLVNAETWEIGNRSKDLTDDLKISNLDEDVSRILAHKSQSEATIRPPKNWDVVTTTSKNPIPATIQSQQSRTAMQKQSSWPSRISLTPGSLLITPGDDDEAAKMYRSASALSLATFASLLIEFVARLENLVNAYDELCEIANFKEAA; encoded by the exons ATGGCGGCACCAAAGCTGGAATCTTTCAGGAGGGGCAGCATGTTTGACGTATCTTTCAGGCGAAGTAGTATGTTCGATGGTTCGTTTAGACAAAGCATAAGGGATAGGCTTCTCCCACATCCGACCAGAGACTCTTTCTATCCCGGTGAGGACAAAACTCCCGTCCGTTGCTGCTCCTACAG GTACTTCTCCGACAAGATCACTGGGTTCGTGACGAAATCACAGGATGTTTTGGTTACGGCTTGGGAGATGGGAACATCTGACCCGAGGAAGATTATATTCTCAGCTAAGATGGGTTTGGCTCTGACACTCGTCTCCATTCTCGTCTTCTTTAAGCTCCCAGGATCAGAGCTGAGCAACCACTATCTCTGGGCAATTCTGACAATAGTTGTTGTCTTCGAGTTCAGCATAG GAGCCACATTTAGCAAAGGCTGTAACCGGGGACTAGGAACGTTATCCGCAGGAGCATTGGCGCTTGGCATGGCTGAGATATCCGCATTGACTGGAAAGTGGGCAGAGGTTTTCAACTCTGTTAGCATCTTCGTAGTAG CCTTTTTTGGGACTTATGCAAAACTATATCCAACGATGAAGCCGTATGAGTACGGATTCCGGGTGTTCTTACTGACCTATTGCTACGTAATAGTGTCGGGATACAGAACAGGAGAATTCATGGAAACGGCTGTCTCAAGGTTCCTTATGATAGCACTTGGTGGCGGCATTGGCCTCCTTGTCAACACTTGCATTTACCCCATATGGGCAGGGGATGATCTCCACAACTTGATCGCAAAGAACTTTGTGAATGTCGCTACTTCTTTGGAAG GATGTGTGAATGCATATCTCAACTGCGTAGCATACGATACGATCCCATCGAAGATGCTGGTCTATGAAGCTGTCACGGACGATCCAGTGTACAGTGGTTACAGATCAGCCGTTCAATCAACAAGCCAAGAAGACACTCTG ATGGGGTTTGCTTCATGGGAGCCACCACACGGTCCATACAGATCCTTCAGATATCCATGGAAGGCGTACGTGAAAGTAGGTGGCGCATTGAGGCACTGTGCATTCATGGTCATGGCACTACACGGATGCATTCTCTCAGAGATTCAG GCTGCAGAGGATAAACGAAGCGTGTTTCGTAACGAGCTACAAAGAGTCGGCGTGGAAGGAGCTAAAGTACTAAGATTCATCGGAGAAAAGCTAAAGACGATGGAGAGACTAAACCCTATAGAAGACATCCTCCACGAGATTCACCAAGCAGCTGAAGAACTCCAAAGCAAAATCGACAAGAAGTCGTACCTTCTCGTCAACGCCGAGACCTGGGAGATCGGGAATCGATCGaaagatcttaccgacgatcTCAAAATATCGAATCTCGACGAGGATGTGAGTCGGATCCTGGCGCATAAGTCACAGAGCGAAGCCACGATTCGTCCGCCTAAGAACTGGGACGTTGTGACGACCACTTCGAAGAATCCGATTCCCGCGACGATCCAGAGCCAGCAATCGAGGACGGCGATGCAGAAACAGTCGTCGTGGCCTAGTCGGATCTCGCTGACGCCGGGAAGTTTGTTGATTACGCCGGGAGATGATGATGAGGCGGCGAAGATGTACAGGAGCGCGAGTGCTCTGTCTCTAGCTACGTTCGCTTCGTTGTTGATTGAGTTCGTCGCGAGGCTGGAGAATCTGGTGAATGCTTACGATGAGTTGTGTGAGATTGCGAATTTCAAAGAGGCTGCCTGA
- the LOC106351433 gene encoding peptidyl-tRNA hydrolase, chloroplastic-like, whose protein sequence is MKAAVFPSKIANLGLPSGHRCFRSPPALSSSFFTTPCRKLTRGIRGSGGFMSQSSSSSQLFSSLSNSFSSQSDLELPQVQLPSPKPKSPPPQLPWLIVGLGNPGKKYQGTRHNVGFEMVDALAEAEGISMNTVNFKALFGKGVIGNIPIMLAKPQTFMNASGESVGQIVSFYKIPLKQVLVIYDDLDLPFGKLRLLPKGGHGGHNGMRSIIDRLKGSRDFPRLRIGIGRPPGKMDTANYVLRQFNKQEQEELDYTFQTGLEAIRIMLLEGFNKSATFVNTQKSMQQLS, encoded by the exons ATGAAAGCTGCCGTCTTTCCCTCTAAAATCGCGAATCTGGGCCTCCCTTCTGGCCACCGTTGCTTCCGATCACCTCCCGCATTGTCTTCCTCGTTTTTTACAACTCCTTGTCGGAAGCTGACAAGAGGAATAAGGGGTAGTGGAGGCTTCATGTCTCAGTCTTCGTCATCTTCTCAATTGTTTTCGTCTCTATCGAATTCGTTTTCCTCTCAGTCGGATTTGGAGTTACCTCAGGTTCAGTTACCTTCTCCGAAGCCAAAGTCTCCGCCGCCGCAGCTCCCATGGCTCATAGTCGGTTTGGGGAATCCTGGGAAAAAGTATCAGGGCACTCGCCACAAC GTTGGGTTTGAGATGGTGGACGCTTTGGCTGAAGCAGAAGGGATATCTATGAACACCGTTAACTTCAAGGCCTTGTTTGGCAAAG GCGTTATTGGAAACATACCGATTATGCTGGCGAAACCTCAAACTTTCATGAACGCCAGTGGTGAGTCT GTTGGACAAATTGTTTCCTTTTACAAGATCCCGCTAAAGCAAGTACTTGTG ATTTACGATGATTTAGACTTGCCATTTGGTAAACTGCGTTTATTGCCAAAAGGTGGTCACGGGGGGCACAATGG GATGAGAAGCATTATAGATCGGCTAAAAGGGAGCCGTGATTTCCCTCGTCTAAGAATAG GGATTGGACGGCCTCCAGGGAAGATGGATACAGCCAATTATGTTCTTCGCCAGTTTAATAAACAAGAACAGGAAGAG TTGGATTATACATTTCAAACAGGGTTAGAGGCTATAAGGATCATGTTGCTTGAAGGGTTCAACAAAAGTGCAACCTTTGTCAACACTCAAAAATCTATGCAACAACTCAGTTGa